A stretch of DNA from bacterium:
GAACAACCTCCGCGGACCTGAATTCCAAAATAATCGTTGAGCAATTTCACGCCCAAATTATAATGCAACCCGTCAATGTAGAATGATATCACGGCGAGACGATGTTCGTGTTCGTCCGCCAGAATATGCAATCCCGGAATCGCGCGCAAAGCCTTAAAAATTTCCGGCAAAAATTCTTCTTCACGTTTCAGCATGATTTCCGGGTTCATTTTTTCTTTCAGTCGTATGCACAATGCCGCTTTAATGGTTTGCAAAAACGGCGGCGTTCCGCCGTCCTCACGCACTTCGATATTATCCAGAAAACTCACTTCACCCCACGGATTAGTCCAATTCACCGTTCCTCCGCCGGGTTGATCGGGAATTTTATTGACGTATAAATCCGAATTAAATATCAACACTCCGGGCGTGCCGGGCCCGCCGAGAAATTTATGCGGCGAAAAATAAATGGCATCGAGCTTCTCCAAAGGATCGGACGGATGCATATCGATCGGCACGTAGGGAGCGGAACAGGCAAAATCAACAAAACAAAGCCCGCCGGCTTCGTGCATCATTTTAGCGATTGTGTGATACGGTGTACGAATGCCCGTAACATTGGAGCAGGCTGTAACGGACGCGATTTTTTGACGATGATGATACCGCTTAACCGCATCGGCAAAAAAATTCAAATCGACGGCGCCGTTTTCATCCGGTGGAACGCATACCACTTCGCCGATCGTTTCTAACCACGACGTATGATTGGAATGATGCTCCATGTGCGTGACAAAAACAACTGGGCGTTCGTTTTCTGACAAATGTAAATGCCGCACCGCTTGTTCAGGAACACGTAATCCGAGCAGGCGTTGAAATTTATTGATCACGCCCGTCATGCCGGAACCTTGAGTGATGATGACATCTTTCGTACCGGCATTCACATGGCGCTTGATAATAGCATGTGC
This window harbors:
- a CDS encoding aminotransferase class V-fold PLP-dependent enzyme, yielding MKTHSLESYFEPFRNNIIGYEQTFKTPHGERRIVYADWTASGRLYRSIEEKMLYRFGPFVGNTHTETTITGTYMTEAYHEAHAIIKRHVNAGTKDVIITQGSGMTGVINKFQRLLGLRVPEQAVRHLHLSENERPVVFVTHMEHHSNHTSWLETIGEVVCVPPDENGAVDLNFFADAVKRYHHRQKIASVTACSNVTGIRTPYHTIAKMMHEAGGLCFVDFACSAPYVPIDMHPSDPLEKLDAIYFSPHKFLGGPGTPGVLIFNSDLYVNKIPDQPGGGTVNWTNPWGEVSFLDNIEVREDGGTPPFLQTIKAALCIRLKEKMNPEIMLKREEEFLPEIFKALRAIPGLHILADEHEHRLAVISFYIDGLHYNLGVKLLNDYFGIQVRGGCS